A segment of the Siphonobacter curvatus genome:
TGGAGAAAGCAACCCAGCCTGCCCCTAACGTCGTCTTTGTCTCGGGACACGACCATGCTTTACAGCATATTGTAGATGGGAACCGGAATTTTATTGTCAGTGGATCAGGTATCAATCGGGAACGGGTCAAAAAGGGCAAGAAGGCTCGTTTCGTTAGTGGTGAATGGGGCTACGTAGTCCTCGACGAACTACGCGACGGCCGGGTACAAGCCGCGTTCTACACCGTCGACGAAGCCGCTCAGGCAACCCTGGCTCATACGGCCCAGATCTACAAAATTGACCGCAAGACCACGCCAGATCATGCTCGAATTCGGGAAAAATCCTGGCCCGATTCCGTAACCGTAGCCATTGCTCCGGATTACGATAGCGTGAGTACGCTGCATCGCCGACTGTTCGGAGAAAACTATCGCAAAGTCTGGGCGACCCCCGTCACCCTACCGGTATTCGACATTACCAAAGAAAAAGGAGGCTTCAAGATTCTCCAACGCGGCGGTGGGCAACAAACCAAATCCCTGCGGCTGGAAGATGCTTCGGGAAAAGAGTGGGTGCTTCGTACCATTCAGAAGGCTCCCGAAAAAGCCCTGCCTGCGTACCTACGGCAAACCGTGGCGAAAGACATTATTCAGGATCAGATTTCGGCGGCCTTCCCCTTCGCCCCCCTGGCGGTATCCACGCTGGCGGAAGCCGCTGACGTACCGCATGCCAACCCCAAAATAGTCTATGTACCCGACGATCCGGCTCTGGGTGTCTACGGCGTTGATTTTGCCGGTACGGTCTGTTTACTCGAAGAACGCAATCCGGTTACCGAAAAAAGCCTTAGTACCCCCAAGCTCATCGATGCCCTGCAAAAAGACAATGATGACCGCGTCAATCAGCGGGCCGTCGTTCGGGCCCGTATGCTGGATTTATTGATGGGCGACTGGGACCGGCACGAAGATCAATGGCGGTGGAGCAGTCGGAAAACCAAAAACGGCAAGGTGTACGAACCCATTCCCCGCGATCGTGATCAGGTCTTTTTCAAGTCGGGCGGACTGTTTCCCTACATTGCCGCCCGTTCGTGGTTACAGCCCAAATTCCAGGGTTTCCGCGATCACCTGCACAACGTGAATGGCTTCATGTACAACGCCCGGTACTTCGACCGGATGTTTTTGCAGGAGCTTAGTCAGCAGGACTGGCAGGAAGAAATCACCGTTCTGCAGGGCAAGCTGACCGATGCCGTACTCGAAGCCGCCGTCCGGCAGTTTCCCGATCCGATCCAGAAAAGTTCGGGAGCTGATATTCTAGCGACGCTCAAAGCCCGCCGGGCCAATCTGCTCGGCGAAGGCCTCACCTATTACCGGTTCCTGGCCCGGGCAGTCGATATTCCTGGCAGTAATAAAGCCGAGCGTTTTGAGGTGGAACATCAGCCGGATGGCCGCGTGTCGGTCCGGGTGTACAAAATCGGCAAGGATAGTACGCTGAAACAGCAATTGTACCACCGCGTGTTTGACCCAGCCGAGACGAAGGAAATTCGCTTGTACGGTCAGGCGGGTACCGACCAGTTTGTCGTGCGCGGTACGGCTTCTTCCGGTATAAAAATACGCCTCATCGGTGGCGAAGGCATCGACCGATTTGCCCTTCAGGACACGCAAAAAAGTCAAACGCAGGTGTACGACCTTCGTACGGAAGCCAATGTCTGGCCCGAGCCCCAAACGGCTCAAGTACACGCCTCCAGCGATCCCACCATTAACGCTTACGACAACCACGCTTTTAAGTACAACCGCTTGGCTCCACTGGCCTCAGCGGGCTTTAACTTGGACGATGGTATCCTACTGGGAGCCGGATTTCAGTTTACCAAACACGGCTTCCGCAAATCACCCTACGCCTCCATGAACCGGCTGCTCATCAGCCACGCCCTGGCTACGGACGCAACGGCCATCAAGTACGACGGTATTTTTACGCATTTACTGGGTAAAAACGACCTCTGGATCAACGCGTACCTGCGGGCTCCCGATAACGTGACCAACTTTTTCGGCATTGGTAACGAAACGGTTTACGAAAAAGGACGGAAAATTCGTTATTACCGCACCCGCTACGATTTAAGTACGGTATCGGCCCTGCTCAAACGTCGGTTGGGACAACACTTACAGGTGATGGCGGGTCCAGTTTTTCAGTATTTTAACGTAGATATGGAGGATAATCAGGGGCGATTCCTGGAACGCTATTTAGCTGAAAATAATGCACCCTTTTTGCGGCGACAGTTTTACGGCGGTTTGCAGGCGAGTGTCGTCATCGACAACCGGAATAATCTTACCCTTCCTACCCGGGGCCTGTACTGGAATACGACGGCGATGACCTTACAGGGTTTTGGCGACCAACGAAACCACATGACACAGTTGAGTACCGACCTGACCGTTCACGCCAGTTTCTCGAACGCCGCTCGTATCGTCATTGTCAACCGGATTGGTGGGGGACTGACCTATGGTAATCCGGCCTTCTATCAATTACAGTATCTAGGTGGACAGGACAACCTGCGGGGCTTCCGGAAGTACCGTTTTGCGGGAGAAAAACAGGTGTATCATAACCTCGAAATCCGGACGAAGCTGTTTAATTTTAACTCCTACCTCTTTCCGGGCACCGTGGGGCTCACGCTTTTTAACGACCTTGGACGGGTCTGGGTGAAAAACGAGAACTCTCAACGCTGGCACGATGGGTACGGGGCGGGGCTGTACGTTTCGCCAGCCAGTCTACTCATTTTCAACGCATCTGTAGCGTTTTCGAGGGAAGGAACCCTACCCTACGTTTCCGTAGGATTCCGCTTTTAAGCAAAAGTTGACTTATATTACCAGCCAGTATTTTTCTAAACCGAGTCGTAATGACTGATCCCTTAGTATCGAAAGCGGAAGCTCATGTGCTGCGTCTGTACGACGAACATCCCACGCCTTCACTGGCCTACCATACGCTTACCCACACACAGGAGGTCGTACAGGCTGCTGAGGCCCTGAGTCATCAGTATCAGTTGAACGAAATGCAGTACCGGACGGTACTCGTGGCCGCCTGGTTTCACGATGCGGGCTATTTATTCAGCCCGAAGATGCAACACGAGGAAAAAAGTGCCGAGCTGGCAACGGCATTCCTTCACAGTGAAGGACAGTCTGCCGAGCTAATTGCCCAGGTAGAAGGTTGCATTTTGGCGACCCGAATGCCCCAAAAGCCCCACAATTTACTGGAAGAAATTATCTGCGATGCGGATTTGTCGCACCTGGGTAGCGTCGATTACAAAGACAAAACCAAACTTTTGCGGAAAGAAATAGAGGCCATGAAAGGCATCCAGATTTCGGGAAACCTCTGGCGAATGGGCAATATTGAATTCATCCAGTCGCATCAGTATTTCACACCCATGGCCCGAAAAATGTTTGACGCAACGAAAGCCGAAAACTTGCGGCGACTACTGGATAAGCAGGCCGAAAAAACCGACGCACCTACGCAGCCACTTGTCGCGGAAAAGAAAAAGAAAGACCCCGAACGCGGGATCGAAACCATGTTCCGGACGACGTCCACCAACCATTTACGCCTGAGTGAAATTGCCGACAGCAAAGCCAATATCATGATTTCGGTCAATTCCATCATGGTTTCGGTGGTGGTATCGGTCTTGTCGCACCGGCTGGAAAATCACCCGCAGTTGATTCCGCCCACGGCCATCTTTCTGCTTACGGCTGTCCTGACCATCATTTTTGCCGTACTGGCCACGCGACCGAACATTACCCGGGGCACGGTGAGTATGGATGACATTCGGCAGAAGAAAGCCAACCTGCTGTTTTTCGGTAATTTTTACAACATGACCCTGGAAGATTATGAACGCGGCATTGATGCCATGATGAAGGATAGCGAATTTCTCTACGGTAGCATGACCCGCGACATCTACCACCTGGGCGTCGTACTGGGCAAGAAATATAAGCTCCTTCGCATCGCCTATAACATTTTTATGTTTGGGTTTGTCGTATCCATTCTATCGTATCTAATTGTATTTACGTTCCTGGAAGATTAACCTTTAAGGCCATCCGGCTCGTCGGATGTTGTTCCATACGGCAATAGATTCCCCACGCTAGGGCTTACCTATAGTCTACTGCGTTTATTCTCCTTCGTTGGTTCGCTGGTATACCTTTTTCTAGAAGTATACCAGCGTTTTTTGTTTCCCCTTACGAAAAACGGTACGTCAAGGCTGCCTCCTTTAGCCCTAAACTAAAGCGGCGGAAATTGCCCCTTAGGCGTACAGGTCATTAGCATCTTTTATTCAGTTACTCAAAAAATAGTGAATGCTTGTACATTCTTTCAATCGTGCCTAGTCCGCCCGAGGGGTATTGCTGCGTACGAGCCTGAAAAAGTGCAACGTCTGAACCCTTGAGTATTTATCCTTTTTCATCTTTTTTAAACCGTTCTATGAACCAACTTTCTACGGGTTCAGCCGCATCGGGCGGCTCGAACAAGGGGACTTCTGCTGTAGGTCGCCGCACCTTTCTTCGTTTTGCCGGTTTGTCTTCCATTTCAGCTCTTACGTTAACCACGTTAGCCTGCGAAGACCACAAGCCCATCGTATATGATCCCAATTTCATTGATTTAGGATTTGGCGATGTGGGCATTATGAACCTGTCGTATGCTCAGGAGCAACTGGAAGTAGCGTTTTATTCAACCGTGATTGAAAGCCCTGCCTTTAATCAACTGTCGGCGGAAGAAAAAGCTCTGTTCGTGGATCTCCGCGACCGGGAACGTACGCACCTAGAGCTGTTTCGTTATCTGCTGGGAGACAAAGCCATTCCAATGCTGACGCCGAACTTCGACAACATCAAGATTGGCTCGCGTGAAGAAATCCTGAAAACGGGCCATACCTTCGAAGACTTGGGCGTTGCCGCTCTGAACGGAGCGGGCCGGTTTGTAACGGACATGGAACTGTTGAATCTTTCGGGTAAAATCGTATCGGTGGAAGCTCGCCACGCGGCTCTGCTCCGCGATCTGCTGCATCCGCGATCTAACATGCCAGGCAGTTTTGCCGGGGATGACATCATCACGCCTGATACGGGTCTGGATCGGGCCCTGTACCCGCAACAAGTGGTCGTGCTGGCTCAGCCCTACATTAAAGAGCGAATCACGGCGGAGCGGATTCCCGTTCAATAGCATCGGCCTTTTTCTATCTACTTACTACTTGACTCTCTCTTGAACTTCGATTCAATCCATGAATATTTTTCAGATTTTTTCCGATATTGAAAAAATAGATGGCGACGCTACGGAGCGTTTATCCTTCTACTCACGTCGTTATTTTCTCCGCAAGGGCACGAAGGCAGCTACTGCGGCCGCCCTACCCCTCGCCTTGGCCAGCGTCACACAAGAAGCCTTTGCTCAGTCCACTGAAGTACAGGAAGTGCTAAACTTCGCTTTGACGCTGGAATACCTGGAAGATGAATTCTATAAAAAGGCATTGAGCAGCAGCCTGTCGTTCGGTGGTGATCGGTCCGTATTTGAGCAAATCAGCAAGCACGAAGACGCTCACGTAAAACTATTGAAATCAGCGTTGGGCAGTGCTGCGGTAGCCAAACCCAGTATGTTCAAATTCGAAGAAGTATTTCCGGGCGTATTCTCAGATTATCAAACCTTCCTGATCGTTTCGCAGGCCTTTGAAGATACGGGCGTTCGGGCCTATAAAGGACAAGCTCCGAAGCTCTACAAACAGGCGGTACTGACAACGGCCCTGCAAATTCATGCGGTTGAAGCCCGTCACGCCGCCGAAGTGCGTCGAATTCGCGAAGGACGCGTCTGGATCACCAAAAACGAACCGGACGGAGCTCCGGCTGCCGTATACGCCGGCGAAGAAAACGTGGTACAGAAAGTAGACGTCACCAAACTGGGCCCCGGATTCTCGGACATCGTTGTCTCGGAAGCCTTCGACGAACCCCTGACGAAAGAACAGGTACTCGCCATTGTATCTCCGTTGATTGTGATGTAGGATACACTTTATACACAAAAAAACCTGGGCCGTATGACCCAGGTTTTTTTGTTTCACTCGTTCAAACTATCCTTCAATATCGGTCAGAATCGACGCGTATTTCGGTTGCCAGCCGAGTGTCTTCCGGGCTTTCGTGGCATCTACACGACTGTTGGAAGCCAACCCGTATGAGGAAGCGTCGGGGCCCCAACGTTCGATGGCCTCATCTATGGGTAAGGCCACCGTTTTTCCGCCAAAACCCAGTTTCTTGCTGATACTTACAGCAATATCCTTTAGAGCTGCTTCGCCATTCTCGGCGTAATAATACGAACCTGCAGGAGCATTTTCCAGGGCTAGCCAGTACAACTCCGCTAGATCCGCCATGTGGACGTTCGACCAGATGTTTTCGCCCGCTTCAATGTGTACTCCGGCTTGTTTTTCTCTGGAAATGTCCATCAGCATCGGCACCTGAATGCTGTCTTTTTTCAAACCCAATCCAGCACCATAAATCATAGTAGGGACGATGACAATACTACGGATTCCCCGCTGGGCTGCTTTAAGCACGGTATCGTTGATGACGACCCGCTGGGCTTTTTCCAGCCGTGGTTCAAGCGGAACATCTTCGTGGTACACAACGTCGCTCCTTTGCCCCACTGACTTATCGCCCACTAGACTGGAGCCGGAGGTGTGAATGAACGTTTTTCCGGTTCCTTCCAGAGCTTCGAGAAACGTGGCTACTACGTGTACATCATCGGCGTCGGCAGTATTAATCACGGCATCCGCTTGGCGAGCTTCTTCCCGTAATAATTTCAGATTGTGCAAATGTCCGATGACTGGGGTAATTCCTAATGCTTTGAGTTCTTCCGCGGCGGAAGCTTTCCGTACCAGGGCGGTGATTTCGTAACCTTTTTCGAGTAATACCCGGGCAATGGAACCGCCAATGTAACCCGTGGCTCCGGTAATGAATATTTTTTTCATGGCTAATGGACTAAGTTAAGCGTATACTGTTTCGAGTTGTTGATTGATAAACGTCATTTCTTCCGCCCGAATGTCCACGTGCATGGCCTGGGCATTTTCAATGGCCTGCGTAGCATTACGAGCCCCCGCCAGTACCACACTAATACCGGGTTGCAAGGTGGTCCAGCGTAATACTAATTGTGATACAGTGGCTCCTTTGGCTTCGGCCAGGGGAGTGATTGCGGCTAGAAATGTTTTTATTTTTTCCGCCGGAAACTGGCCAAAATAGCCGTTGCGGTGATCGTCGGCTTTGAGTTGGGAATCTTTAAAATACTTGCCCGTAAGTAAACCCCGTTCCAGCGGACTGTAAGCAATGATGGACAGGTTCTTCTTCTGGGTGTACGGTACGATATCTGCTTCAATACTGCGGTTGAGCATACTGTAGGAAACCTGTTCGGAAGCCAGCGATAGCGTTCTTTCGGCTTCTTTCAGTTGATCCAGCGAGTAATTACATACACCCGCCGCCCGGATTTTACCCTGTTGAAGTAAGGTTGCCAGAGCTTCCATCGTCTCGTCAATGGGCGTGGTGGCGTCAGGCCAGTGTACTTGCAACAAATCAATGTAATCAGTCCCGAGGCGATGGAGACTTTCTTCGAGTTCCTTGATGATAGCCGTTCGGGCCGTATATTTATAAACGGGTACGGTGTTACCCTGCTCTTCGGCGTCGAAAAAATACTCACCTCGCCCCTGATTACTCTGGTCCCATACTAACCCGAACTTCGTCAGGATCTGAATCTGATCACGGTTTTTGCCTTTGATGGCTTCCCCAATCATTTCTTCACTCCGGCCCAGTCCGTAGAAAGGAGCCGTATCGATACTGGTTACGCCTTCATCCAGCGACGCGTGAATGGCCGCAATTGAATCTTTTTTCGCATTGCCACCCCACATTGTACCGCCAATGGCAAAGGCTCCGTAAGTGAGGGCCGATACGAACACTCCGCTCGATCCTAATTCTGTATATTCCATGACTTTACTAAAGTACCGCCCGTCTATGGCGGTTGTTTGTTGTTCAATTGATGAGGCAAAATTAGCCGTCGTCAACCGGAGAAACTGGACCGCATTTCGGAAGAACGGGTACTTTATACAGAATGGATCGTTCATAAAAAAAGCTGCCCTTCGGGAGACAGCTTAATCCAGGTAGCACGTAGGTTAATGGGCTTTTTCTCGGTGCTGTTTAGGCGTGCGATTGGTATAGCGTTTAAAGAAACGCGAGAAATACGAAGGGTCTTCAAATTTCAGCAGAAAACAGATTTCGGCTACGCTTAGCTGCGTATTCAGCAGCAATTGGGAAGCTTCTTTGAGCGTTCGTTCACGAATGAGTTCACCCGGTGTCTTTCCTGCCACAGCTTTGATTGTATCATTCAGGTGATTTTGCGTAACATTCAGCTTTGCCGCATAGGTAGCCAACGATTGCGTCTGAATGGGTTGGAGCTGTTTGAGCGGCTCAAAATCCTGTTCAAACAGCCTAGTAAAGGCTTTCGTCAATCGTAATCCGGCGGTACTTTGATCATTGAGGCATTGTTCAGGGTCGCATACCATCATTCGCTGGGCTTTTTGTAGAATGACGGTAAGAAAGGCCCGAATCAAATCAGCCTTATGGGGGTTTGGGGAGTGATACTCCTCCTCGATCTCCCGGAAGAAATTGCTAAAGTATTGCGTTTGAGCTTCGTCGAGGTACAGAGCCGAACTACCTTCGATATTGAAAAAAGGATATGAAGCGAGTGTTTGCTGGTCCTTGAGATTTTCCTGAAAGAAATCGGAGGTAAAGGCACAGAAATAGCCGGCGTGTTCATCAACTGTAGTTTGCCAGGAAGTAATCATGCCGGGTGATACAAAGCAGAGCATACCGGGTTTAAGGTAGTACTCGTTTACGCCGAAGGTATGGATTCCCTCACCGCCGGTAATGAGAATGACCATGTAAAAATCCAGTCGGTTGGAGGTAATGGTTTGCTGACAGCGAAACCGGAAATCATCCCGCCGATGGATTTCAAAATGAGCTACACTAGCTCGAATCGCTTCTTCGGACCACGCCGAATCGCCCTGAAAATATCGTTTCCGGAAGCTTTCCGTCGTATACGTCGGAATCAAGGACGTTTTCGTTTTCATGACCAATAACCGGATGGTGTAAGATTATCAGAACGATACGGGCAAGAAAAAGTTCAGGAGAGATAGTTCAACAAAGCTAGTCTAAGCTTATAGAAGTGAAGTAGCCCTTTAGAATTACTTCTACAATTTATTATAGTATTAGCCACAAAAAGACCTGTACAACTATTTATAGGGGTCTTTGTCTTTAAAAGAACGTACTGGTACAAAACTCGAACTCTTTTTTCTTATTTTCCGACCTATTATTTTAACTTTTTCAGTTCTTTGTTTAGATATTTCCTCACGGGCTTTCCTCCATACGGTTTTTTGTTTCGATTTTGTCAATAGCGTTGTAGTAAATGAGCTTGGCAACAATGGCAGGTTCTGATGTATGAAAAGCAGATTTCTTCGTCAGTGTTATTAAAACCACCTTTTAGAACCTATTCCTTTACTTCGGACAGGCATTTTAGAATTAATTGTATTACAGCCTTTATTCGTTGTATCGAGCAATCAACCTCAATCTCCAATTCGTTGATTGCTATTTCCAGCCTTTGTAATATTTTACTATAGAATTTATCCATTCCGTTATCTTGATTGACCCTTGGTAAAGATCAGATATTGGATAGTTTGCTTAAATACTCGCTTCCTAACGGAGATATTTCATAGCCAACGTTATGGCTTATGGTCAAGCCTAAGTTTTTCAGTTTTCGGATATTCAGCTTCAACCATTCTTTTCCAAATCCTGTCAATTTTGCTATACCTATGGCGTGTAAATTGGGATTGTTTTTTATGGTTAATAGAACTTTGTTTGTCCAATGTCCCTGCTTACTATAATTATCCAACCGCTCTAACTTTTTTTTAAATCTACAAACCCCTGTTCTGATAGTCGTGTTTGCTCCCTCAACTTAATTCGTGGGTCTGCGGAATAATAGCTGACGGATATTTTGAAAATCGTTCCTGTGCTGCTGGGTGTAAATGATTTTAGTAATTGTTGTTTACCTGTAAAACCTGCCTGTATTGCGTCTTGTTCAGTTATATCATTTTCGCTTATGGTTTCAATTTTACCGATTTTAACCAAGCCAACAGACGTATGCAAAAGGCTTCCGCATTTTACAGAAGCCTTTTGCCACTTACGAAATGCAAATGTAATTTCTCCCGATTTAATACCTTGTAGGTGTATTCCCTTAAATAGCATGATTATAATTCTTTTACATACTTCTTCAAATCAAATGACTTTCTGCCAAGCAATTTCTCAAGTGTACTGTCCACATGGGAAAATTCGCCTACTTTAATCCCATTCGCCATACTGACCAATAAATCCACGACCTCGACAGGCATTTGATAGCTAATTAGTTCTTCTCTGAATACTTCATCTGAAATATCCACATGGTTTATGGTTATACTTTTTTCTGTACTTATCAACCGTGCCAATTCATTAAATGAATATGCTGTGTTACCTGTTATTTCATAGATCTTATTTCCATGTGCATTTCCCGTTAATACGTTTACAATGGCTTCCGCTATGTCCGCCCGTGACACAAAACTTACTTTCCCACTCCCCGATGGATAACGGATTTCATTCGTTTGTAAGGCGTTCCCAATCAGTTCGGGTATGGCTTCCATATACATACTGTTTCTGAAAAACGTGTACGGGATATTTGACTTTCTTATCAGTTCTTCCGTATGGTATTGCGTTTGTGTTCCTTGAAAAACGGTGTTCGGTCGAGTTTGCACCATACTGGTATAAACAATGTGCTTTACGTTGTTTTCTACGATTGCATTTACAACATTCCTTTCCTGCTGTTTGGCTGTCTCTATATCCACTCCGATAGTAGATATTTGCAATACTGTTTCCACACCTTTAAAGACTTGTTTAAGTGTACTGTAATCGTTGTAATCTGCTTGTCTGACAGTTACGCCCTTTTCTTTAAATTCATTTATCGTTTCGGGATTTCTGACAATGGCAACAATATCGGTTGGTGCGACTTTCTGTAACAAAAATGGAATGGTTGCTTTGCCTAAATTTCCATTTGCTCCTGTAATGGCTATCATAACTTTCCTTTTAGGCTTCCAATGCAAACAAAGCGAGCCGATTACCCTCACTATCCAAAATATGTGCAATAAAGCCCGATTTTATAGGTATTGTTTCCAATATAATTTTACCGTTGCTTGCTTTCACTCTTTCAAGGACAAGGCTTAATTTTTGCCCTGCATTAAAATATAGAATTGCGGACTGATTGGGTTCATTGCCTTGATTTTGCACCAACAAGCCAGAGACATTGCTACCATTAAATGGAAAAGTCAAGGATTTAAAACCCCCGATTTCCATTTGTGTCAATGAGATTTCCAATACATTCTCATAGATTTTTTTGCCCTGTCAAAATCGTTTACTGGCAGTTCAAACCAAGTAATTACATTGTTCATCATTTTTAATTTTTGTGATGGAACAAAATTATCTTGAATTGAAATTTCAAAATTGGATAAAACCGACAGGGATTATATTTTCCATTCAGGAAAGTTCTCTACATGTTCATTGGTCTGCTGAATGAACTGTTTAGGATTCATTCCTGTAAACGCCTTGAACTCCCTAATGTAGTGTGATTGGTCAAAATAATCGTTTTGGTACGCTAAGTCCGTAAGGTTGTAGAAATCTTTTTGACGTAATGCTTGTAAGCCCGACTGAAAACGGACGATCCTTGAAAATGCCTTTGGGGATATGCCGACATAGTGTCTTATCAATCTTTCCAAAGAACGTTCGGATAAATTCATTTCCGTTTGAATGTCTTTCAATGTCTTTCCATTTTGCAGAAGCCTAGTTGCAAAATCTGCTTTCTTAGCATGATGTTCTACCTGTCGTATCCGTTTAAGAAAAAAGTGTGAGATAATCTCAATTTTATCATGTGCCGAAGTTGCATTGACAAGTTGCTCAAGAATTGGGTCGGTGGTAAGGTTGTCTATTGAAATGTGTTGGTTAGTCAGTTCAAATGCATCTATATTGAAAATGGTTTTTAGTGCTGTTGGTTGCAGATATACGCCAATACTTCTAAAATTTCTTATTGCTTTTTGTTCACTATGATAGGTTGTTTGCCCGTACAAAAACATTTGCGGTAAGACCTGATGTTTGTTGTCGAGAAAGAGGTTTGCTTCTTCTTGAAATATAAGCCCAGATAACCCGTCTGGTATAATTTTAAAAATTTTATCGCCAACATCTTCCAATATCCAAAAGTATCGGATATAGTCCTGTAAAGGCTTGATTGGAAGAATCTTTTGATAATACATTATTTGTCTTTAAGAATATCAAGATAGGATTTTTTATAAACAAGTCAAATGTTATAACTCGTCACGTTGTACAATCTTTATAATACCTATCTACTCCATATCTCAACCTATTTGCTCAAATACCAAATTTGGAGGGTGTTATTATTACCTGTTAAGGCAAGTAGTTTTGAGGCACAGAATGAATTTCGATCACCTCAATATGTTCTGATGAACAGA
Coding sequences within it:
- a CDS encoding VOC family protein; this translates as MTFPFNGSNVSGLLVQNQGNEPNQSAILYFNAGQKLSLVLERVKASNGKIILETIPIKSGFIAHILDSEGNRLALFALEA
- a CDS encoding SDR family oxidoreductase codes for the protein MIAITGANGNLGKATIPFLLQKVAPTDIVAIVRNPETINEFKEKGVTVRQADYNDYSTLKQVFKGVETVLQISTIGVDIETAKQQERNVVNAIVENNVKHIVYTSMVQTRPNTVFQGTQTQYHTEELIRKSNIPYTFFRNSMYMEAIPELIGNALQTNEIRYPSGSGKVSFVSRADIAEAIVNVLTGNAHGNKIYEITGNTAYSFNELARLISTEKSITINHVDISDEVFREELISYQMPVEVVDLLVSMANGIKVGEFSHVDSTLEKLLGRKSFDLKKYVKEL
- a CDS encoding ASCH domain-containing protein; its protein translation is MLFKGIHLQGIKSGEITFAFRKWQKASVKCGSLLHTSVGLVKIGKIETISENDITEQDAIQAGFTGKQQLLKSFTPSSTGTIFKISVSYYSADPRIKLREQTRLSEQGFVDLKKS
- a CDS encoding helix-turn-helix domain-containing protein — translated: MYYQKILPIKPLQDYIRYFWILEDVGDKIFKIIPDGLSGLIFQEEANLFLDNKHQVLPQMFLYGQTTYHSEQKAIRNFRSIGVYLQPTALKTIFNIDAFELTNQHISIDNLTTDPILEQLVNATSAHDKIEIISHFFLKRIRQVEHHAKKADFATRLLQNGKTLKDIQTEMNLSERSLERLIRHYVGISPKAFSRIVRFQSGLQALRQKDFYNLTDLAYQNDYFDQSHYIREFKAFTGMNPKQFIQQTNEHVENFPEWKI